Within the Pseudomonas putida genome, the region GTACACCCAGGCTCGGCTCCAGCACCACGCGGTTGTTGTTCAGGCGATAGCCCACCGCCAGGCTGGCACCGGCCAGGGTACCGTGGCTGTCGCCTTTGGCCGTGCCCAGGCCGCCTGTGAGGTCGCGCTTGCTGGAATAGTCGAGGTAGCCGGCGCTGGCATCGGTGTCGATGAACAGGCCTTGTTCCAGGCCGCCCGGCGCGAAGCGGGCGCCCAGGCTCAGGAAAGTCAGGTCCGTATCAACCTCGCCACCTGCGCCGCCAACGTTACCGCTGCTGTAGCCGAAACCTGCGTGGCCGCTGAGCTGCTCGGAGAAACGCTGGGTCATGCCGATCATCAGGCCTTGGCTGTGTTCGTTGCTGCTGGCGGCACTGGAGGAGCCGTCGGTGCCCAGGTAACCGGCCAAGGCGCTGCTCCACAGGCGCGACTGGCCAACCTTCAGGTCGGTACCGTCGGCGAAGGGCGCGGCGGCGCGGTCGATCAGGGCGCCCAGGCGCAGCAGGTAGCTGGCCGCATCGGCATGCACCTGTCCACCCACGGTGGACGCCACGCCGCCCAGCGTGCCGGCATCGATGGCCGACTGCAGGTAATAGTTGTAGGCGCTGTAGGTGCCTGACAGCGACGTGTCCTGCAGTTGGCGCAGCAGTTGCGCGCCCGCCGCGGCGTTACCGAGCAGGCCAGCTTCACCGGGTAACGTGCCATAGCGCACCATTTTGCCGCGCAGCACATAGATCGTTTCCTGGGTAAGCCCCAGGCCTTGCTTGAGGTAGTTGTCCATGCTGCCGTATGCGGCAGTCACTTCATCCAGGCCGGCCTGCAGGTAGCTGGCCTCGACGCCCAGCAGCGGGGCGTAGACTTCGGCCATGCTGGCCGGCATGGATGCCAGTGTGGCCGCCACGCGGGCGGCGGTGTAGTCATTGGTGGCGAGGTAGTTGTCCATGATCGTCGCGTCGTCCACGCCGGCGATGCTCAGCAGCACGGCGGCGGTCCAGCCTGTACGGTCCTTGCCCGCGGTACAGTGGAACAAGGCGGCGCCGTCGGCGTTGGCCAGTTCATTGAACAGCACCGAGAATTGCCCGCGCATGCCGGCATCGCTGACGAAGGCGCGGTTGGTCTCTTGCATCATGGCGCGTGCCTGGGCAGCGCTGGTGAACGACATGTTGGTGATGTCCGCGCCCGAGGTGGTGCTGCCGATGATGTCGATGTTGGTATAGCTGGCGCCAGCGGGCAGGGTGTCGGGCGTGGCGGCGATTTCGCTTGGGGTGCGCAAGTCGTATACATCGCTGATACCAAGGCCGTTGAGCACGGCAAGGTCAGCGGCAGTGGGGGTCAGGGCATTGCTGCGATAGAACACGCCGCTGCGCATCACCCCATCATGGCTTGTGCCGTACGCCGATGTGGTGCCGGCGATGTCGCGGAAGTTGTCAATGCCAGCCAGGCGCGGCGTATCGAGCGCATCGGCGGCATGAGCGGCGGAGATTGCGAGTGTGAGCATGGGCAGGGAGCAGAACAGACGTTGCAGCACGGCAGAGGCCTCGGAGGGGTATGTGGTGTGGCCACTCTCCGTGGGCAATATGAAACTGAATGTTACATATCAAGGCTGCACGCAAAAGCCTGCGCGATCTGGCCGGGGCCTGCGTGTTCTGTCTGGCCTTGCGGCCGCAGTCAGGCACCCGGCCGGGTGGTCAGAGCCCTAGTTCGCTGAGCCCCGGATGGTCGTCCGGGCGGCGCCCCAGGGGCCAGTGGAACTTGCGGTCCGCTTCGGCAATGGGCTGCTCGTTGATGCTCGAATGGCGGTTGTGCATCAGGCCATCGGCGGCGAACTCCCAGTTTTCGTTGCCATAGGCGCGGAACCACTGGCCGCTGTCGTCGCGGTACTCGTAGGCATAGCGCACGGCAATGCGGTTGTCGGTGAATGCCCACAGCTCCTTGATCAGCCGGTACTCCAGTTCATGGTTCCACTTGCGGGTCAGAAGGGCCTG harbors:
- a CDS encoding tyrosine-protein phosphatase codes for the protein MLQRLFCSLPMLTLAISAAHAADALDTPRLAGIDNFRDIAGTTSAYGTSHDGVMRSGVFYRSNALTPTAADLAVLNGLGISDVYDLRTPSEIAATPDTLPAGASYTNIDIIGSTTSGADITNMSFTSAAQARAMMQETNRAFVSDAGMRGQFSVLFNELANADGAALFHCTAGKDRTGWTAAVLLSIAGVDDATIMDNYLATNDYTAARVAATLASMPASMAEVYAPLLGVEASYLQAGLDEVTAAYGSMDNYLKQGLGLTQETIYVLRGKMVRYGTLPGEAGLLGNAAAGAQLLRQLQDTSLSGTYSAYNYYLQSAIDAGTLGGVASTVGGQVHADAASYLLRLGALIDRAAAPFADGTDLKVGQSRLWSSALAGYLGTDGSSSAASSNEHSQGLMIGMTQRFSEQLSGHAGFGYSSGNVGGAGGEVDTDLTFLSLGARFAPGGLEQGLFIDTDASAGYLDYSSKRDLTGGLGTAKGDSHGTLAGASLAVGYRLNNNRVVLEPSLGVRISHVDVAGFSEKGSELALEVDDLQQTRRSAMARLEASFMPFSMGRWQLVPGVQVGYEHALGDHEVESEGHLLGLDIEQRAAFDNRDQFNAGVSLMANLGALSIGADLAALGGGDSHGASGSLKASYAF
- a CDS encoding DUF1348 family protein, coding for MSRPPLPPFTRESAIEKVRLAEDGWNSRDAAKVSLAYTPDTVWRNRVEFPRGRAEVQALLTRKWNHELEYRLIKELWAFTDNRIAVRYAYEYRDDSGQWFRAYGNENWEFAADGLMHNRHSSINEQPIAEADRKFHWPLGRRPDDHPGLSELGL